The Streptomyces sp. Alt3 genome has a segment encoding these proteins:
- the pnuC gene encoding nicotinamide riboside transporter PnuC — translation MTLADILDPLQQPLVTVLDTPVSWTEVLGFGSGALCVRLVARQHLANWPIGIANNLFFILLFTQSGLYADAGLQIVFIALAAYGWWTWTHGGGPGTAVLPVRSTTRTEWTWLLAAGAAGTLGLTLLLSRATDSTVPFWDALTTSLSLMATYGQCRKRVESWWLWIAADLVHIPLYAYKELYLTSLLYLGFLALCLLGLRSWSRDLASHRREEVAVPA, via the coding sequence GTGACGCTCGCGGACATACTCGACCCCCTGCAACAGCCCCTGGTGACGGTCCTGGACACCCCGGTCAGCTGGACCGAGGTGCTGGGATTCGGCAGCGGTGCGCTGTGCGTCCGGCTCGTGGCCCGCCAGCACCTCGCCAACTGGCCCATCGGCATCGCCAACAACCTCTTCTTCATCCTGCTGTTCACCCAGTCCGGTCTGTACGCCGACGCCGGCCTGCAGATCGTCTTCATCGCCCTCGCCGCGTACGGCTGGTGGACCTGGACCCACGGGGGTGGACCAGGTACCGCGGTCCTGCCGGTGCGGAGCACGACCCGCACCGAATGGACCTGGCTGCTCGCGGCGGGGGCGGCGGGGACCCTCGGCCTGACCCTGCTGCTGTCCCGGGCCACGGACTCGACCGTGCCGTTCTGGGACGCCCTGACCACCTCGCTGTCGCTCATGGCGACGTACGGGCAGTGCCGCAAGCGCGTCGAGTCCTGGTGGCTGTGGATCGCCGCAGACCTGGTCCACATCCCGCTGTACGCCTACAAGGAGCTCTACCTGACGTCCCTGCTGTACCTCGGCTTCCTCGCGCTGTGCCTCCTCGGACTGCGCAGCTGGAGCAGGGACCTCGCGTCGCACCGTCGCGAGGAAGTGGCGGTGCCGGCATGA
- a CDS encoding AAA family ATPase — MKRHGHGLVLGKFYPPHAGHHHLVRTARDRCEALTVLVCAASVESVPLADRVAWMREAHPDVRVVGAVDDIPMDLHDAAIWDAHMEVFTTAVPERVDAVFTSESYGGELARRFGAESVLVDPGRTLFPVSGTAVRADPAGCWDYLEPPVRAALARRVVVLGAESTGTTTLARALTEHYRRRGGVWARTLCVDEYGREFSERKLADLRSRWPGAQWEDVSFTTDDFPIVAETQNAREEAAARTGSPLLLCDTDSFATTVWHERYIGGRNPLVEKTADRLTHHLWLLTDHEGVAFEDDGLRDGEELRPWMTDRFRAELTRTGRRFVEITGSHSERLDAAVAAVDELLATGWHFTAPLPEKR, encoded by the coding sequence ATGAAGCGCCACGGACACGGCCTGGTACTCGGCAAGTTCTATCCGCCGCACGCCGGCCACCACCACCTCGTCCGCACCGCACGGGACCGCTGCGAGGCACTCACGGTCCTGGTCTGCGCCGCCTCCGTCGAGTCCGTCCCGCTCGCCGACCGGGTCGCCTGGATGAGGGAGGCCCACCCCGACGTCCGGGTGGTGGGTGCGGTCGACGACATCCCCATGGACCTCCACGACGCCGCGATCTGGGACGCCCACATGGAGGTGTTCACCACGGCCGTCCCCGAGCGGGTCGACGCCGTCTTCACCTCGGAGTCGTACGGCGGGGAGCTGGCCCGCCGCTTCGGCGCGGAGTCCGTCCTCGTCGACCCCGGCCGCACCCTCTTCCCCGTCTCCGGCACCGCCGTCCGCGCCGACCCCGCCGGGTGCTGGGACTACCTGGAGCCCCCCGTGCGGGCCGCTCTCGCCCGCCGCGTGGTCGTCCTGGGCGCCGAGTCGACCGGCACCACGACCCTGGCCAGGGCGCTGACCGAGCACTACCGCCGGCGCGGCGGCGTCTGGGCGCGGACCCTGTGCGTCGACGAGTACGGAAGGGAGTTCAGCGAGCGGAAGCTGGCGGACCTGCGCAGCCGGTGGCCCGGTGCGCAGTGGGAGGACGTCTCCTTCACCACCGACGACTTCCCCATCGTCGCCGAGACCCAGAACGCCAGGGAGGAGGCCGCCGCCCGGACCGGCTCCCCACTGCTCCTGTGCGACACCGACTCCTTCGCCACCACCGTCTGGCACGAGCGCTACATCGGCGGCCGCAACCCGCTCGTCGAGAAGACCGCCGACCGGCTCACCCACCACCTGTGGCTGCTCACCGACCACGAGGGCGTCGCCTTCGAGGACGACGGGCTGCGCGACGGCGAGGAACTGCGGCCCTGGATGACGGACCGCTTCCGCGCCGAACTCACCCGCACGGGACGCCGGTTCGTGGAGATCACCGGCTCGCACAGCGAGCGCCTCGACGCGGCGGTCGCCGCCGTGGACGAACTCCTCGCCACCGGGTGGCACTTCACCGCACCCCTGCCGGAGAAACGATGA
- a CDS encoding NUDIX hydrolase has protein sequence MSTAPEGYDPHAFFPFAVTVDLAVFTVRDARLHVLLVERGQAPYKGHWALPGGFVLPRESAEDAARRELAEETGLTQKSVCGFHLEQLRTYTDPDRDPRMRVVSVAYAALVPDLPEPRGGGDAAHARWWEADGTGPLAFDHDRILADAHDRIGARLEYSCLATAFCPAEFTLGELQQVYETVWGVELDRPNFRRKVLTTPGFVQAVDGPPRRTGGRGKPAALYRAGAATALHPPLLRPEGRPEGRTS, from the coding sequence ATGAGCACCGCCCCCGAGGGGTACGACCCCCACGCCTTCTTCCCCTTCGCCGTCACCGTCGACCTCGCCGTGTTCACGGTCCGCGACGCACGGCTCCACGTGCTGCTCGTGGAGCGGGGGCAGGCGCCCTACAAGGGGCACTGGGCCCTGCCCGGCGGCTTCGTCCTCCCCCGGGAGTCCGCCGAGGACGCCGCCCGCCGCGAGCTCGCCGAGGAGACCGGCCTCACCCAGAAGTCCGTGTGCGGCTTCCACCTGGAACAGCTCCGCACCTACACCGACCCGGACCGCGACCCCAGGATGCGGGTCGTCTCCGTCGCGTACGCCGCGCTCGTGCCTGACCTCCCCGAACCCCGGGGCGGCGGGGACGCGGCCCACGCGCGGTGGTGGGAGGCGGACGGCACCGGGCCGCTCGCCTTCGACCACGACCGCATCCTGGCCGACGCGCACGACCGGATCGGCGCCAGGCTCGAATACTCCTGCCTGGCCACCGCGTTCTGCCCCGCCGAGTTCACCCTCGGCGAGCTCCAGCAGGTCTACGAGACCGTCTGGGGCGTGGAGCTGGACCGGCCCAACTTCCGGCGCAAGGTCCTCACCACGCCCGGCTTCGTGCAGGCCGTGGACGGACCGCCGCGCCGCACCGGCGGACGGGGAAAACCCGCCGCGCTCTACCGGGCGGGTGCAGCCACCGCCCTTCATCCACCACTGCTGCGCCCGGAAGGACGCCCCGAAGGACGGACATCATGA
- a CDS encoding nucleotidyltransferase domain-containing protein, with the protein MYNDTLLRRAGLPVTDLTPVLAEEPCPLLFATVSGAHLYGFPSRDSDVDLRGVHVLPAEDLVGLRTPEETRSRMWDHEGTEMDLVTHDLRKFVRLMLKPNGYVLEQLLSPLVVHTTPLHAELAALAPSVVTRNHAHHYRGFAGTQWRLFERTGELKPLLYTFRALLTGIRLMRTGALVAHLPTLLDEVAAPAYLPALIEAKAEAEHGAAHLADGEAVARDVRALHTVLDEAQTASRLDEAPSGFDALHDLVVHARLGVPATP; encoded by the coding sequence ATGTACAACGACACGCTCCTGCGACGGGCCGGGCTGCCGGTCACCGACCTGACCCCGGTGCTCGCCGAGGAGCCCTGCCCGCTCCTGTTCGCCACGGTCTCGGGCGCCCACCTGTACGGCTTCCCCTCGCGGGACTCGGACGTGGACCTGCGGGGGGTCCACGTCCTGCCCGCGGAGGATCTCGTCGGTCTCCGGACGCCGGAGGAGACACGGTCACGGATGTGGGACCACGAGGGGACCGAGATGGACCTCGTCACCCACGACCTCCGCAAGTTCGTCCGCCTCATGCTGAAACCCAACGGCTACGTGCTGGAGCAGCTGCTGTCCCCGCTGGTGGTACACACCACGCCGCTGCACGCCGAACTCGCCGCACTGGCACCGTCGGTGGTGACCCGCAACCATGCCCACCACTACCGGGGCTTCGCGGGTACGCAGTGGCGGCTGTTCGAGAGGACCGGCGAGCTGAAGCCCCTCCTCTACACGTTCCGCGCGCTACTCACCGGCATCCGTCTGATGCGCACCGGCGCGCTGGTCGCGCATCTGCCGACCCTGCTGGACGAGGTGGCCGCGCCGGCCTACCTGCCCGCGCTGATCGAGGCGAAGGCGGAGGCGGAGCACGGGGCGGCGCACCTCGCGGACGGCGAGGCCGTCGCCCGTGACGTCCGGGCGCTCCACACGGTGCTGGACGAGGCGCAGACCGCGTCACGGCTCGACGAGGCGCCCTCGGGCTTCGACGCCCTGCACGATCTGGTGGTTCACGCGCGGCTGGGGGTGCCCGCCACTCCCTGA
- a CDS encoding nucleotidyltransferase domain-containing protein encodes MITPDGARLVREHTVYSCVMGSRAFGLATDGSDTDRRGVFLAPTPLFWGFGKPPSHVEGPADEQFSWELERFCELALRANPNVLECLHSPLVERIDATGRELVALRSAFLSRRAHETFVRYALGQRRKLEADVRVHGAPRWKHAMHLLRLLSSCRDLLRTGELRIDVGEAREDLLAVKRGEVPWNEVERRMTRLAEENDEAAARSPLPPEPDRERVEDFLVRARRASAAGALQGVAGTPSRA; translated from the coding sequence ATGATCACTCCTGACGGCGCGCGGCTCGTGCGGGAGCACACCGTCTACTCGTGCGTGATGGGCTCCCGCGCCTTCGGTCTGGCCACGGACGGCAGCGACACGGACCGGCGCGGGGTGTTCCTCGCGCCCACCCCTCTGTTCTGGGGGTTCGGCAAACCGCCGTCCCATGTGGAGGGACCGGCCGACGAGCAGTTCTCCTGGGAGCTGGAGCGCTTCTGCGAGCTGGCGCTGCGGGCGAACCCCAATGTGCTGGAGTGCCTGCACTCGCCGCTCGTGGAACGGATCGACGCCACGGGCCGGGAACTGGTCGCCCTGCGCTCGGCCTTCCTGTCCCGCAGGGCCCACGAGACGTTCGTGCGCTACGCCCTGGGGCAGCGGCGGAAACTGGAGGCCGATGTCCGTGTGCACGGCGCTCCGCGCTGGAAGCACGCCATGCACCTGCTGCGGCTGCTCTCGTCCTGCCGGGACCTGCTGAGGACGGGCGAGCTGCGGATCGACGTCGGGGAGGCGCGCGAGGACCTGCTGGCGGTGAAGCGGGGCGAGGTGCCGTGGAACGAGGTGGAACGCCGGATGACGCGCCTGGCCGAGGAGAACGACGAGGCCGCCGCCCGCTCCCCGCTGCCGCCGGAGCCGGACCGGGAGCGCGTGGAGGACTTCCTGGTCCGGGCCCGGCGGGCGTCGGCGGCGGGCGCCCTTCAGGGAGTGGCGGGCACCCCCAGCCGCGCGTGA
- a CDS encoding Rieske (2Fe-2S) protein, with the protein MHARRRTVLAAGTAALVTGCGSSGDGGGGGDESSAPPAGDGELARTSDIPVGGGAIFKDRKIVVTQPEAGEFKAFSAVCTHAGCIVSTVADGTIDCACHGSRFAVEDGAVERGPATKPLPAERITVAGGGIRLG; encoded by the coding sequence ATGCACGCACGGCGGAGGACGGTCCTGGCCGCGGGGACCGCCGCACTGGTGACGGGCTGCGGCTCGTCCGGGGACGGCGGCGGTGGCGGCGACGAGAGCTCCGCTCCTCCGGCCGGGGACGGGGAGCTGGCCAGGACGTCCGACATCCCGGTCGGCGGCGGCGCGATCTTCAAGGACCGCAAGATCGTGGTGACGCAGCCGGAGGCCGGTGAGTTCAAGGCGTTCTCGGCGGTGTGCACCCATGCCGGCTGCATCGTCTCCACGGTGGCGGACGGCACCATCGACTGCGCGTGCCACGGCAGCCGGTTCGCCGTCGAGGACGGCGCGGTGGAGCGGGGCCCGGCGACGAAGCCGCTGCCCGCCGAGCGGATCACCGTCGCGGGCGGCGGCATCCGGCTCGGGTAG
- a CDS encoding DUF1304 domain-containing protein, which produces MQTAAHASVALVALIHVYFLVLEMFLWDTPRGRAAFGTTEEFAARSATLAANQGLYNGFMAAGLIWGLIAGDPVGHQAQIFFLSCLVVAGVYGAVTVSRKILYVQAAPAALALALVLAAG; this is translated from the coding sequence ATGCAGACCGCAGCCCACGCGTCGGTCGCGCTCGTCGCGCTGATCCACGTCTACTTCCTGGTCCTCGAGATGTTCCTGTGGGACACCCCGCGTGGCCGCGCGGCGTTCGGCACCACCGAGGAGTTCGCCGCGCGGAGCGCCACGCTCGCGGCCAACCAGGGGCTCTACAACGGCTTCATGGCGGCCGGGCTGATCTGGGGCCTGATCGCCGGCGACCCCGTCGGTCACCAGGCCCAGATCTTCTTCCTGAGCTGTCTGGTGGTCGCGGGTGTGTACGGGGCGGTCACCGTCAGCCGCAAGATCCTGTACGTCCAGGCGGCGCCCGCCGCGCTCGCCCTGGCCCTCGTGCTCGCGGCGGGCTGA
- a CDS encoding TetR/AcrR family transcriptional regulator encodes MTPAVTDGSRDPRTARTRARLRAALLEACEEQPPDRVAVAEVVRRAGVGRATFYLHYDDLHALALDACAEVVREAVEALHAWDRTPPGPEAPPEELVTLLREVRAGAVVYRSLLGPGGGPLGELLHRELRGRSLDELHRRRPAGSGHDLTASAVAGLFTGVLTDWVHGRTDASPEQLAGQVWRMLLAVHTASASHGQSAVTGGAAAPLG; translated from the coding sequence ATGACGCCCGCGGTGACCGACGGCAGTCGTGACCCGAGGACCGCGCGCACCCGCGCCCGGCTGAGGGCCGCACTGCTGGAGGCGTGCGAGGAGCAGCCGCCGGACCGGGTCGCCGTCGCCGAGGTGGTGCGCCGGGCGGGCGTGGGACGGGCCACCTTCTACCTGCACTACGACGATCTGCACGCCCTCGCCCTGGACGCCTGCGCGGAGGTCGTACGCGAGGCGGTCGAGGCCCTGCACGCCTGGGACCGTACGCCGCCCGGCCCCGAGGCCCCGCCGGAGGAACTCGTCACCCTGCTCCGTGAGGTCCGTGCCGGGGCCGTCGTGTACCGGAGCCTGCTGGGGCCCGGTGGCGGGCCGCTCGGCGAGCTGCTCCACCGGGAACTGCGCGGCCGGAGCCTCGACGAGCTCCACCGCCGGCGGCCCGCCGGAAGCGGCCACGACCTGACCGCGAGCGCCGTGGCCGGACTGTTCACCGGCGTGCTCACCGACTGGGTGCACGGCCGGACCGACGCCTCGCCGGAGCAGCTCGCCGGGCAGGTCTGGCGCATGCTCCTCGCCGTGCACACAGCCTCCGCGTCTCACGGACAGAGCGCGGTGACCGGCGGCGCCGCCGCACCTCTAGGCTGA
- the aroH gene encoding chorismate mutase, translating into MAVRAVRGAVQLERDEAGHMDERVSELLTAVLERNQLVADDLISVWFTATPDLHSDFPAAAARGLGIVDVPLICAQELDITGAMPRVVRIMAHVETYLSKAEISHVYLGATGALRKDIAQ; encoded by the coding sequence GTGGCGGTACGAGCAGTCCGTGGAGCCGTCCAGCTCGAACGGGACGAAGCAGGACACATGGACGAGCGGGTGAGCGAGCTCCTCACCGCGGTCCTGGAGCGCAACCAGCTCGTCGCCGACGACCTGATCAGTGTCTGGTTCACCGCAACCCCCGACCTGCACAGTGATTTCCCGGCGGCCGCCGCCCGGGGCCTGGGCATCGTCGACGTACCGCTGATCTGTGCCCAGGAGCTCGACATCACGGGAGCCATGCCCCGGGTGGTCCGGATAATGGCCCACGTCGAGACGTACCTCTCCAAGGCGGAGATCAGCCACGTCTACCTCGGCGCCACCGGCGCCCTCCGCAAGGACATCGCCCAGTGA
- a CDS encoding prephenate dehydrogenase — MRTALVIGTGLVGTSAALALAGRGVQVHLVDRDPSSAHTAAALGAGTAEAPEGTVDLAVVAVPPAHTASVLATAMRDGVARAYLDVASVKGGPRRELESLGVDLTPYIGTHPMAGKERSGPLAATADLFEGRPWVLTPTRETDTEVLNLALELVALCRAVPVVMDADAHDRAVALVSHTPQLISSMVAARLEEADETAVRLCGQGIRDVTRIAASDPRMWVEILSANPGPVADVLAGVAADLDETVRALRGLQSADEDKRRTGTEGIEDVLRRGNAGRVRVPGKHGAAPAAYEIVAVLISDRPGELAAIFADAGRAGVNIEDVRIEHATGQQAGLVQLMVEPSAAAGLSASLAERGWSIRP, encoded by the coding sequence GTGAGAACAGCCCTCGTGATCGGAACCGGCCTGGTCGGCACCTCCGCGGCCCTCGCCCTCGCCGGGCGCGGGGTCCAGGTGCACCTCGTCGACCGCGATCCGTCCTCCGCGCACACCGCCGCCGCGCTGGGCGCCGGCACGGCGGAGGCACCCGAGGGGACCGTCGACCTGGCGGTCGTCGCCGTGCCGCCCGCCCACACCGCGTCGGTGCTCGCCACGGCCATGCGCGACGGGGTCGCCCGGGCCTACCTCGACGTCGCGAGCGTCAAGGGCGGGCCGCGCCGTGAGCTGGAGTCGCTCGGCGTCGACCTCACGCCGTACATCGGCACGCACCCCATGGCCGGCAAGGAACGCTCGGGCCCGCTCGCGGCCACCGCCGACCTCTTCGAGGGCCGCCCCTGGGTCCTCACGCCGACCCGGGAGACCGACACCGAGGTCCTCAACCTCGCCCTGGAACTGGTCGCGCTCTGCCGGGCCGTCCCGGTCGTCATGGACGCCGACGCCCACGACCGGGCCGTCGCCCTGGTCTCCCACACCCCGCAGCTGATCTCCTCGATGGTCGCCGCCCGGCTGGAGGAGGCCGACGAGACCGCCGTACGCCTGTGCGGCCAGGGGATCAGGGACGTCACCCGCATCGCGGCCTCCGACCCCCGGATGTGGGTGGAGATCCTCTCCGCCAACCCCGGACCGGTCGCCGACGTGCTCGCCGGCGTCGCCGCAGACCTGGACGAGACGGTCCGGGCGCTGCGCGGCCTGCAGTCCGCCGACGAGGACAAGCGCCGTACCGGCACGGAGGGCATCGAGGACGTCCTGCGGCGCGGCAACGCGGGCCGGGTCCGGGTCCCCGGCAAGCACGGCGCCGCCCCGGCGGCGTACGAGATCGTCGCCGTGCTCATCAGCGACCGGCCCGGCGAGCTCGCGGCGATCTTCGCCGACGCGGGGCGGGCGGGCGTCAACATCGAGGACGTACGCATCGAGCACGCCACCGGTCAGCAGGCCGGACTCGTCCAGCTGATGGTCGAGCCCAGCGCCGCCGCCGGGCTGAGCGCGTCCCTCGCCGAACGCGGCTGGTCGATCCGCCCGTGA
- the cmk gene encoding (d)CMP kinase, with protein MSTTVETVSAAARTAPAAVIVAIDGPSGTGKSSTSKAVAAQLGLSYLDTGAQYRAITWWMLNNGIDVANAAEIATAAAKPVIVSGTDPSAPTITVDGEDASGPIRTQEVTSKVSAVSAVPEVRALITELQRTIATEAERGIVVEGRDIGTTVLPDADIKIFLTASPEARAARRSGEVKGSDLAATREALIKRDAADSGRKTSPLAKAGDAVEVDTTDLTLAQVIECVVTLVGEKQAAK; from the coding sequence GTGTCCACCACCGTGGAAACCGTAAGCGCCGCCGCCCGGACCGCCCCGGCCGCAGTGATCGTCGCCATCGACGGCCCCTCCGGCACCGGCAAGTCGAGCACCTCCAAGGCCGTCGCCGCGCAGCTCGGCCTGAGCTACCTGGACACCGGCGCGCAGTATCGGGCCATCACGTGGTGGATGCTGAACAACGGCATCGACGTGGCGAACGCGGCGGAGATCGCCACGGCCGCCGCCAAGCCGGTCATCGTCTCCGGCACGGACCCGTCCGCCCCGACGATCACCGTCGACGGCGAGGACGCCTCCGGTCCGATCCGCACCCAGGAGGTCACCTCCAAGGTCAGCGCCGTCAGCGCCGTGCCCGAGGTGCGTGCCCTGATCACGGAGCTCCAGCGCACCATTGCCACGGAGGCGGAGCGGGGCATCGTCGTCGAGGGCCGGGACATCGGCACGACCGTGCTGCCCGACGCCGACATCAAGATCTTCCTGACCGCCTCCCCGGAGGCGCGCGCGGCCCGCCGCAGCGGCGAGGTCAAGGGATCCGACCTCGCCGCGACCAGGGAGGCGCTGATCAAGCGGGACGCCGCCGACTCCGGTCGCAAGACCTCGCCGCTGGCCAAGGCCGGGGACGCCGTCGAGGTGGACACCACCGACCTGACCCTCGCGCAGGTCATCGAGTGCGTCGTCACCCTCGTCGGGGAGAAGCAGGCCGCGAAGTGA
- a CDS encoding lysophospholipid acyltransferase family protein, which produces MTGATAAPTLRGAAVGRGIGIGLMYGLFKPRVLGAWRVPTTGPVILAVNHAHNLDGPMLMGTAPRPVHFLIKKEAFVGPLDPFLRGIGQLKVDRTTVDRNAITQALGVLDDGGVLGIFPEGTRGEGDFASLRAGLAYFAVRGGAPIVPVAVLGSTERRGRLISALPPLRSRVDVVFGDAFQAGDGSGRRTRKALDEATLRIQGELTAHLGNARRLTGRL; this is translated from the coding sequence GTGACGGGAGCCACCGCCGCGCCGACGCTGCGCGGAGCGGCCGTCGGACGCGGTATCGGCATCGGGCTCATGTACGGGCTGTTCAAGCCCCGTGTGCTCGGTGCGTGGCGCGTCCCCACCACGGGACCCGTCATACTCGCGGTGAACCACGCGCACAACCTCGACGGACCGATGCTGATGGGCACCGCGCCCCGGCCCGTCCACTTCCTGATCAAGAAGGAGGCGTTCGTCGGCCCCCTCGACCCGTTCCTGCGCGGAATCGGGCAGCTGAAGGTGGACCGTACGACCGTCGACCGCAACGCCATCACGCAGGCACTCGGCGTGCTGGACGACGGCGGGGTCCTCGGCATCTTCCCCGAGGGCACCAGGGGCGAGGGCGACTTCGCCTCCCTGCGCGCGGGGCTGGCGTACTTCGCGGTGCGCGGCGGGGCGCCGATCGTCCCCGTCGCGGTCCTGGGAAGCACCGAGCGCCGTGGACGGTTGATATCGGCACTGCCTCCGCTGCGTAGCCGGGTCGACGTCGTCTTCGGAGACGCCTTCCAGGCCGGTGACGGCAGCGGGCGGCGGACCAGGAAAGCGCTGGACGAGGCGACGCTGCGCATCCAGGGTGAGCTGACCGCTCACCTGGGGAACGCCAGGCGTCTCACCGGACGCCTGTGA
- the der gene encoding ribosome biogenesis GTPase Der translates to MNDQIHSGGSDHEHGALGDAEYAEFMELAAQEGFDAEEVEGAIGEAGHGPLPVLAVVGRPNVGKSTLVNRIIGRREAVVQDKPGVTRDRVSYEAEWAGRRFKVVDTGGWEQDVLGLDASVAAQAEYAISTADAVVFVVDATVGATDTDEAVVRLLRKAKKPVVLCANKVDGQSGEADATALWSLGLGEPHPVSSLHGRGTGDMLDAVLEALPEAPAQSFGTALGGPRRIALIGRPNVGKSSLLNKVAGEDRVVVNALAGTTRDPVDELINLGGITWKFIDTAGIRRKVHLQEGADYYASLRTAAAVEKAEVAVILIDSSESISVQDQRIVTMAVEAGRAVVIAFNKWDTLDEERRYYLEREIDTELAQISWAPRVNVSAVTGRHMEKLVPAIETAIEGWETRVPTGRLNAFLGEIVASHPHPVRGGKQPRILFGTQAGTKPPRFVLFASGFLEHGYRRFVERRLREEFGFEGTPLHISVRVREKRGRKK, encoded by the coding sequence ATGAACGACCAGATTCACTCCGGCGGCTCGGACCACGAGCACGGAGCACTTGGCGATGCCGAGTACGCGGAGTTCATGGAGCTCGCCGCGCAGGAGGGGTTCGACGCCGAGGAGGTCGAGGGCGCGATCGGTGAGGCCGGTCACGGACCGCTTCCCGTGCTCGCCGTCGTCGGCCGCCCGAACGTCGGCAAGTCGACCCTGGTGAACCGGATCATCGGCCGCCGCGAGGCCGTCGTCCAGGACAAGCCCGGCGTCACCCGCGACCGCGTCAGCTACGAGGCCGAGTGGGCCGGCCGCCGCTTCAAGGTCGTCGACACCGGCGGCTGGGAGCAGGACGTGCTGGGCCTCGACGCCTCCGTCGCCGCCCAGGCCGAGTACGCGATCTCGACGGCCGACGCGGTCGTCTTCGTCGTCGACGCGACGGTCGGCGCGACCGACACCGACGAGGCCGTCGTCAGGCTGCTGCGCAAGGCCAAGAAGCCCGTGGTCCTGTGCGCCAACAAGGTCGACGGACAGAGCGGCGAGGCCGACGCCACCGCCCTCTGGTCGCTCGGCCTCGGCGAGCCGCACCCGGTCTCCTCCCTGCACGGCCGCGGCACCGGCGACATGCTGGACGCCGTCCTGGAGGCCCTGCCCGAGGCTCCGGCCCAGAGCTTCGGCACCGCGCTGGGCGGTCCCCGCCGCATCGCGCTCATCGGCCGCCCGAACGTCGGCAAGTCCTCCCTGCTGAACAAGGTCGCCGGTGAGGACCGCGTCGTCGTCAACGCCCTGGCCGGCACGACTCGCGACCCGGTCGACGAGCTGATCAACCTCGGCGGCATCACCTGGAAGTTCATCGACACGGCCGGCATCCGCCGCAAGGTCCACCTCCAGGAGGGCGCGGACTACTACGCCTCGCTGCGCACCGCGGCCGCCGTCGAGAAGGCCGAGGTCGCCGTCATCCTGATCGACTCCAGCGAGTCCATCAGCGTCCAGGACCAGCGGATCGTCACCATGGCCGTCGAAGCGGGCCGTGCCGTCGTGATCGCATTCAACAAGTGGGACACGCTCGACGAGGAGCGCCGCTACTACCTCGAGCGCGAGATCGACACGGAGCTCGCCCAGATCTCCTGGGCGCCGCGCGTCAACGTCTCGGCCGTCACCGGCCGGCACATGGAGAAGCTGGTCCCGGCGATCGAGACCGCGATCGAGGGCTGGGAGACCCGTGTCCCCACCGGCCGGCTGAACGCGTTCCTCGGCGAGATCGTCGCCTCCCACCCGCACCCGGTACGCGGCGGCAAGCAGCCCCGCATCCTGTTCGGCACCCAGGCGGGCACCAAGCCGCCGCGGTTCGTCCTCTTCGCGTCCGGCTTCCTGGAGCACGGCTACCGTCGCTTCGTCGAGCGCCGGCTGCGTGAGGAATTCGGCTTCGAGGGCACCCCGCTGCACATCTCGGTGCGTGTGCGCGAGAAGCGCGGCCGCAAGAAGTAG